A single region of the Ziziphus jujuba cultivar Dongzao chromosome 10, ASM3175591v1 genome encodes:
- the LOC107432916 gene encoding anaphase-promoting complex subunit 8 — protein MSSKENCRNELRTAIRQLSDRCLYAASKWAAEQLVGIEQDPAKFTPANTRFQRGSSSIRRRFHTNESTSTPISGVLYVSTPVMEEDEVVDGDFYLLAKTYFDCREYRRAAHVLRDQIGKKSVFLRCYALYLAGEKRKEEEMIELEGPLGKSDAVNREIAALERELSTLRKNGTIDPFGLYLYGLVLKEKGSENLARIVLVESVNSYPWNWSAWSELQSLCTTVDILNSLNLNSHWMKDFFLASAYQELRMQNEALAKYEYLQSIFSFSNYIQAQIAKAKYSLREFEQVEAIFEELLRNDPYRVEDMDMYSNVLYAKECFSALSYLAHRVFMTDKYRPESCCIIGNYYSLKGQHEKSVVYFKRALKLNKNYLSAWTLMGHEFVEMKNTPAAVDAYRRAVDINPCDYRAWYGLGQAYEMMGMPFYALHYFKKSVFLQPNDSRLWIAMAHCYETEQLSMLEEAVKCYKRAVNCNDREAIALHQLAKLHCELGQLEEAAFYYKKDLERMETEEREGPNMVEALLFLAQYYRGQKRFEDAEVYCTRLLDYTGPEKETAKNILRGMRLGQSSFPSMDVEHFPP, from the exons ATGAGCTCCAAAGAGAATTGCCGGAACGAGCTTCGAACTGCGATTCGTCAGCTCAGTGATCGTTGCCTCTACGCCGCCTCCAAATG GGCGGCAGAACAGCTGGTGGGTATTGAGCAAGACCCAGCAAAGTTCACTCCTGCAAACACCAGATTCCAACGAGGAAGCTCAAGCATCCGCCGCAGATTCCATACCAATGAGAGCACTTCAACACCGATTTCTGGTGTGTTGTATGTATCTACTCCAGTAATGGAGGAAGATGAGGTCGTGGATGGTGACTTTTACCTTTTGGCCAAAACATATTTTGATTGCCGAGAGTACAGAAGGGCTGCACACGTGCTCCGGGATCAGATTGGAAAGAAATCCGTGTTCTTGCGCTGCTATGCTCTTTATCTG GCTGGAGAAAAGCGGAAAGAGGAAGAAATGATAGAGCTGGAGGGGCCCTTAGGTAAGAGTGATGCTGTTAACCGTGAAATAGCTGCTCTGGAGAGGGAGTTATCGACACTTAGAAAGAATGGCACAATTGATCCTTTTGGATTATACTTGTATGGCCTTGTGCTCAAAGAGAAAGGCAGTGAGAATCTTGCTCGTATTGTTCTTGTGGAATCTGTGAATAGCTACCCTTGGAACTGGAGTGCCTGGTCAGAGTTGCAGTCCTTATGCACTACAGTTGACATTTTGAACAGCCTTAATCTCAATAGCCATTGGATGAAGGACTTCTTTCTTGCCAGCGCATACCAAGAGCTAAGGATGCAAAATGAAGCCTTGGCAAAATATGAATATCTGCAGAGTATTTTCAGTTTTAGCAATTACATTCAGGCTCAAATTGCAAAAGCCAAATATAGTTTAAGGGAATTTGAACAGGTTGAAGCAATTTTTGAAGAACTTCTAAGGAATGACCCTTATCGAGTTGAAGACATGGATATGTATTCCAACGTGCTTTATGCAAAAGAGTGTTTTTCTGCCCTGAGTTACCTGGCCCATAGGGTATTTATGACTGATAAATATAGACCTGAATCTTGTTGCATTATTGGCAACTATTACAGTTTAAAAGGGCAGCATGAGAAGTcagttgtttattttaaaagggCACTCAAATTGAATAAAAACTATTTGTCTGCTTGGACACTTATGGGTCATGAGTTTGTTGAAATGAAGAATACTCCAGCTGCTGTTGATGCCTATCGGCGTGCTGTAGATATAAATCCATGTGATTATCGAGCATGGTATGGATTAGGACAAGCTTATGAGATGATGGGCATGCCCTTCTATGCTCTTCATTACTTCAAGAAATCTGTTTTCTTGCAGCCAAATGACTCTCGATTGTGGATTGCCATGGCTCATTGTTATGAAACTGAACAGCTTAGCATGCTCGAGGAAGCAGTCAAGTGTTACAAAAGGGCAGTTAATTGTAATGACAGGGAAGCAATTGCACTACACCAGCTAGCAAAGCTACACTGCGAGCTAGGACAACTTGAAGAGGCAGCTTTTTACTACAAGAAGGATTTGGAAAGGATGGAAACTGAAGAGAGGGAAGGACCAAATATGGTTGAAGCTTTGCTTTTTCTAGCTCAATACTACAGAGGCCAAAAGAGATTTGAAGATGCTGAGGTTTATTGCACCCGACTTCTGGACTACACTGGCCCA GAAAAGGAAACAGCAAAGAATATACTACGAGGAATGAGACTAGGACAATCTAGTTTCCCTTCTATGGATGTTGAACACTTTCCTCCCTGA